From the Puniceicoccus vermicola genome, the window GATACGACGATCGACGCGGAGACCATCGGCTATTTTGCCACTCTTCGTGTAATAGTGAGCAAGGACCTCAAGGACGCGGACGTCTTTCGGGTTACGACGAGAGAGATTCTCGAAGAACTCGATTTCAAAAGTAAGGTCTTCTTTTTTGGAGCTTTTCGCTGAGTGCGCCGGCTGAGTCATTGCGTCCAACTACGCCTTGTTTGCCCCGCTGGTCAGGGCGTTCTTTCGGGCGTCTTCGACAGCTTGGCTCAAGGCACTGTCTTTGCGATGCTTTGCTTGAACTTGGAGCCGCTGGGAAACGACCTCGAGGCCCAGCTTGGCGGCAACGGCTTTGCCATACCATTCCATAAACGGGGCATCGATCTCATAGATGCGATCGTCGTCCATGCAGATGACCTGAGCCTTGAAGTTGTCGGCCGAGTGATGGGCCATGTAGTATTTGTAATCCTTCCCGATATCGACCTCGCGGATGAGGCCGCTCTCGACGAGAATGGGAAGTGTGCGGTAGATCGTCGCCCGGGATACGGTGCTGTCGATCTCCCTAGCGCGATCCAGAAGTTCTTCAGCAGTAAAGTGTTGCTGATACTCGTAGGCAGCCTCAAAGATAGCGTGCCGTTGATTCGTGATCCGAAGTCCACGGCTGGAGAGGAAGTCTCGGAAAGTTGTCCAAGGGTCCTCTTTATCGGTCTGTGCTGTAGGGGTGGTCATATCTTATTGAGACTAAATTGACACTGATTGAACCTTGTGTAAAGAGGATAGAGCGAAAATTGAACTCTGTATAAGGTCAACTTCTGCTTGTTATCGGGATTTTACCCGAGCTTTCAGTGGGGTGGTGGAATTGATTTGAATCGGGCTGAGCTCTGGGGGACAAGGAGAGGCGATGCAGAGTGAGTTGGGAGTAGAGAAAACGGCCGGGCTGGGAACCAAGCCTATGGCTGAAGTGGTTCCGTTGAGCCGGGGCGACCTACGGCTGACCTACCGGATCCCCTCGGCGCTGCAGCCTCTGTTGCCGGGTACTTTGGTTATCGTGCCTTTGCAGCGGCGTCGGGAGAAAGCGGTGGTGGTCAAGCTCACGGACGTCTGCGATTTCCCTCAGAACAAATTGCTCAACATCTCAGGCCTCCTATCGGAAGGGTCGGTTCTGCCCCCGGACCTGCTCAAGTTGGCGACGTGGATGGCCGGGTATTACATGGCCCCATTTCGGACGGTTGTCGAAGCCATGGTCCCGGCTCCGGTGCGCGAGGGGAAGGGGCAGATGCGGGAGACGATGATCGAGGCGATACGCCCGGTGGAGAAAGAGACCTTGGAGGCTCTGAACAAAGCGGCCCGCCGCCAAGGGGAGTTGCTTCAATTTCTGCTCCAACAGACCAAAGCCCAACCGCGATCCCTGGTTCTGAAGCGCATGAACATGTCGGCGAGTGTGGCCGAGGGATTGGTCGAGAAAGGTTTGGCAAAGTGTCACAGCGAGAGCCGGGTGCGAGAGTCTTATCAGGATGGGCTCGATGCCGAGGCGGTGACCGCTTCTGGGCCTCCGGCATTGACCGAAGAGCAGGAGGCGGCCTTTACCCGGTTGGAAGAAGTGCGTAAAGAGGGCGGCTTTGCCTGTTGGTTGCTACACGGGGTGACGGGATCCGGGAAGACGGAGGTGTATCTACGCCTCATGGAGAAAACTTTGGAAGAAGGCGGGCAGGTTCTCTTTCTGGTTCCGGAGATCGCTCTGGCTCCCCAGACGGTGGCCCGGGTGCGTTCGCGCCTTGTGTCGACGGGGGCCAACGTCGTCGTCTGGCACAGCAATCTCTCGGCGGGTCAGCGGGCCGATGCCTTCCGGGAAGTTGCAGAAGGTCGGGCAAACGTGGTTGTCGGGGCTCGGTCGGCAGTGTTTGCCCCGTTCCCGGATTTGCGCTTGGTCCTGGTGGACGAAGAGCATGAGCCCGCCTACAAGCAGGAGGAGACTCCTCGCTATCACGGGAGGGACGTCGCCATCATGCGCGCTTTCGATCGCAAGGTGATGTGTCTGCTGGGGTCGGCGACTCCCGCTTTGGAAACTCTCTACAATGTCCGCGCCGAAAAGTTCGGTGTGGTCAAGTTGACCAAACGCGTCGACGACCGGCAAATGCCCTTGCTTCACGTGGTGGACCTGCGCCGGGCCCGGGCAGCCGGTAAGGGCGGAGGATTGTTTTCGCCTCTCTTGCGGGACAAGATGATCGACCGCCTGGAAAAGGGAGAGCAGACGATTCTCTTTTTGAATCGTCGTGGGTATTCGACTACGGCCCTCTGCCCCTCCTGTGGGCATGTCGTGGAATGTCCGCATTGTAGTGTCGGCCTGACCCTCCACCGCACCGACAATCGAATGCGGTGTCACCTCTGTGGCTACGAGAAGGAAGCGCCCACCTACTGCCCGTCCTGTCGATCTCCGGATTTCAAATGGAAAGGCTCGGGGACGCAGAAAGTCGAGGCCGCGGTGCAGGCTCTGTTGCCCAAGGCGCGGGTGGTTCGACTCGACGCCGATTCCGCCCGCAAGCGGAACCATTTCCGCTCGGTTCTGCAGAACTTTCGTAAGGGAAAAATCGACGTTCTCGTCGGGACGCAGATGATTGCCAAGGGACTCGACTTTCCAAACGTGACTCTTGTCGGCCTGATTGACGCGGACCTCTCCCTGCACCAGGAAGATTTTCGAGCGGCTGAGCGAACGTTTCAGCTCATCGTTCAGGTCTCCGGTCGTTCCGGTCGGGGAGATCGCGCCGGAGAAGTTGTCGTCCAGACCCTGACCCCGCATGCGCCTCCGATCCAATTTGCGCGTCGGCAGGATTTCGACGGATTCCTCGACGAAGAATTGAGCCTGCGCGAGGAGTTTCGCTATCCTCCTTATCGCCATTTGATTCGTCAGGTCTTGCAGGGGCGGAACGAGGAGAAAATTTGGTTTGTGGCCGAAAAGTGGGCCGAGGAAGCCGAGAAAACGCTGGGCGCCGATGTGGAGATTCGCGGCCCCGCCCCCACGCCGATTGAGAAAGTCGCCGACGAGTATCGTGTGCAGCTTTGGTATTTTACCTCCGCAGTGAGCTCAACTGGACAACGCTTGGCGCGTATGGCTCAGAAGTTCGAACTGCCGGACGGGGTTAAGATGATGTTCGACGTCGATGCCGTCGGGCTGCGGTAGTTTCGGTGGTCGGTGGTCGGTGGT encodes:
- the priA gene encoding replication restart helicase PriA, with amino-acid sequence MAEVVPLSRGDLRLTYRIPSALQPLLPGTLVIVPLQRRREKAVVVKLTDVCDFPQNKLLNISGLLSEGSVLPPDLLKLATWMAGYYMAPFRTVVEAMVPAPVREGKGQMRETMIEAIRPVEKETLEALNKAARRQGELLQFLLQQTKAQPRSLVLKRMNMSASVAEGLVEKGLAKCHSESRVRESYQDGLDAEAVTASGPPALTEEQEAAFTRLEEVRKEGGFACWLLHGVTGSGKTEVYLRLMEKTLEEGGQVLFLVPEIALAPQTVARVRSRLVSTGANVVVWHSNLSAGQRADAFREVAEGRANVVVGARSAVFAPFPDLRLVLVDEEHEPAYKQEETPRYHGRDVAIMRAFDRKVMCLLGSATPALETLYNVRAEKFGVVKLTKRVDDRQMPLLHVVDLRRARAAGKGGGLFSPLLRDKMIDRLEKGEQTILFLNRRGYSTTALCPSCGHVVECPHCSVGLTLHRTDNRMRCHLCGYEKEAPTYCPSCRSPDFKWKGSGTQKVEAAVQALLPKARVVRLDADSARKRNHFRSVLQNFRKGKIDVLVGTQMIAKGLDFPNVTLVGLIDADLSLHQEDFRAAERTFQLIVQVSGRSGRGDRAGEVVVQTLTPHAPPIQFARRQDFDGFLDEELSLREEFRYPPYRHLIRQVLQGRNEEKIWFVAEKWAEEAEKTLGADVEIRGPAPTPIEKVADEYRVQLWYFTSAVSSTGQRLARMAQKFELPDGVKMMFDVDAVGLR
- a CDS encoding Fur family transcriptional regulator; its protein translation is MTTPTAQTDKEDPWTTFRDFLSSRGLRITNQRHAIFEAAYEYQQHFTAEELLDRAREIDSTVSRATIYRTLPILVESGLIREVDIGKDYKYYMAHHSADNFKAQVICMDDDRIYEIDAPFMEWYGKAVAAKLGLEVVSQRLQVQAKHRKDSALSQAVEDARKNALTSGANKA